Below is a genomic region from Triticum dicoccoides isolate Atlit2015 ecotype Zavitan chromosome 5A, WEW_v2.0, whole genome shotgun sequence.
TTCGCTCACACGGCTACTCGGGGAAATTAAAGATGAAGAACAAAAGGCGGGGGCGCTCCACGTCAATAACAAGTCTACCATATCCCTGAGTAAAAACCCTGTTTTCCATAACCTAAGCAAACACATTGAGGTTTGCTATCATTTTATTCGGGAGTGCGTGGAGAATGGGAAGATCCGGATCAGGTTCATCAGATCGAAGGAGCAGCTCGCCGACATGCTCACCAAGGTGCTTGGGCGTTTCAAACTTCGGGAACAAGAAGTAAAGATCAGGATGATCGAGATCAACAGGGCGCACAAGGTTTAGGGAGTAAATGATGACTTAAACTTGTACTACCCCGTCCCGTTGCCATGGCAGAGCATTTTCACCGGCATGGCAGCCAATTTCCTCTGCCCCGGCAGCTTCTTCTTTGGCTCAATAACCGTTGTTGTTTTTTTCAGCTAAGTAGAGTCTAATAAGGATTAAACAAATATATTTTTGCTGAGTTGgatgagaaaaaaaggaaagaagaggaaggcatgCTGTAGCATGTGCCTCCAAGAAACATTATCAGAGAGTGTAAGGTGAACCATGCATTAataaagtagtacttcttaccaactacttcctccgttccaaattagtTGTCGCaggtatgaatgtatctagatatattttagttctagatacatctatttctgcgacgagtaatttggaacggagggagtaggtattagggcatggttaataatatagccaacaaTCGGCTATAAGCAGTTGCCATGTCATCTAGAGCCATCTTAATAGCCCATCTTACAATCACACAAAGTGTCTTGGGACTCGTGCTATAGCCGACTCTTATTCTACAGCCCACTTtcgttctctctccttcaactaagcaaatATATAATATTTAAAtctttatagcctgcttatgtcacaaTATTGTCCTTGCTATATGTGATGGCAACTCCATATAGCCGGTAGTTGACTATATGCAACCAAGATATGACCAACAacttaaaaaaaaaacaaaaagaaatgacCAACAAACAAACAGTTCACTTATTTCGTCTCCAACATCTGACCAAGATACGCAACCAAACAATTCACTCATTTGATAAGTACATACATACTCCGTTTCATAATATAATAGCGATTTTGACAGTTTGCTatattatattatgggacagagattTTGctattatattatgagacggaggaagTACATTACAAGTTGTTCCATTGCAGTCCTGATTAGTTTACCAATAGTTAAGGTTAATAATGGCTTGCAGCCTATCACTTGCTCTGGGAGTGTCTTAGGGAATTTGGAAGGAGGCTGCGACATGGCAGGGATGCAGAGCGCTGAACCCGACCAACTGGAACAACAATGCTGACAGTACAACAACTATGGTTCAAGCCATAATTCGTCAGGCAGCCCCAGGCCAGGAGAGAAAAGCCATAAAATCAATAATCATCCTAATCACTTGGGAAATATGGGCAGGAAAGGAACAGCTGCACTTTCAGGGGGGAAATCGCCTGTCCTGCTGAAGTCGCCAGCAAAATTCGAGCAAATTTAGGGTTTTGGCGCTTGGCAGGGACAAAAATGTTTCGAGCGCCCCTTCGGTGGTGCCCCTAGGGCTTGTTCTACTTTCTGTTTTTCTTCATCCATACCATCGCTTGATCAAACCTTGTTCTCCGCTCTCTCCTAATCAATGAATGCCAGCAGcatgctggatctttcaaaaaaaaaaattaaaTGGCTTGCAGCAGGGTGTGTGTGACCCGGTCTGGGTCAGCAAGTCCTCAAAGTTCAGTCTTGGGTCATCCCATCCATCTGAAAGCCAAGGACCATGACCAACATGCAGCAAGGCACAGACAGTACATTCCAAGTCTCCATCTAGCTAGCTGTGCACGAACTAACCATGAATTCCTCGCCAGTGATCAATCGCCCCGTGTTGACTGCAAGAGATAACAGCAACGCACAGCTGCATCATGCGTGCGTGGTCCAACTTATATCGACTATATTATGTAACAAACCTCGTCCTGGATCGGGTGACCACACGCAACTAAAGAAACAAGAAGATGCCAAGCGGCGCCAAATTTAAAACGACAGAGTGCTTCGGttccaatgtactccctccgtccggaaatacttgtcggatgaatggatgtatctagtcatattttagttttagatgcatccagttttatccatttgtgtgacaagtattttcggacggagggagtataccctAACCGCTGACAGCGCAGTTATATAGATTAATTACCAAACAGGGAGGCATCACTCACCGGATATGCTTGCGATCCCGATTCCATTCCGTCCACCATCTCAAGAACACATTATGTAATCAGTTCAGCAACATTGTTACTTGCAAGTCAGGCCCAAGgtcattgcattgcattgcattttcTGGTTAGCAGCAGTTAAGGTTACAGCTGAGCTGACCGATCGGAAAAGTTGACCCCGTCTAGCCCAGCAGAGTCTTGAGATCTCTGGCTTGGATCATTATTTCAAAGATGAGAAGCTGGTACGTTGACCGTTGACCGGCCACAAAGATACCGTTGGCATATTCCAGCTGGCCAGCTGTGCAAGAACAAGCAATGCATTCCCTGCCATTGATTGCTCTCTGTTGACTGAAGGAGATAACAGAGCTACTGAAAGAGATGGCCCGTGGCTAAGCAGGCCAGGAAGCTTCTCAGAAGCAGCTGTCGCCGATCTCCGGCCTCACGTTGAAGGGTTGGATATCTTCTCCGCCGGAAATTCTGAATGACATCTACGATGGACGTCGACTGAATTTGCCGGTTGGAGAACGACCTTCAAGCTCTGGGACCAACTTCTTGTTTGTTTCTGCATCACGTTCACAGAAATATTGACCCCCGGGCTGAGAGAGCAAGGGAAAGCAGCCATTTGTTTGCTCCTCCTTGCTCCTATCTGCCTTGTCGCCTTGgctaccaacaacaacaacaaactcaAAGGGTAAGGGTATGCACTTTTTCACTTTTGTTTCCTCTTCTCTTGGGAGATTGCTTGCCGCTTTCTCTCGTGGTAGCTAGATAACATATGCACTTTTTCACTTCTCTCCTCTGCACTCTGAGAGGTTGCTAGCTGGTTCTTCTCTGGTGGTAGCTAACATTTGGTGGTTCCACATGGCCGTAGTCAGCAGAGCCCGGGCTTCTCTCccttcgccgtcatcgtcgccgttgcCGGCCTTCTCCCCTCGGTCGCCGCAGCCCGAGGTGGCGGAGAGGATGTTCACGCGTGGAGGGAGCGGCCGGTCGTCGTCGTCCAGTGCCAGCGGGGCTAACAGGAGCGCCAGCCTCAGAGAGATCGACGAAGAGGCCGCCATCTtgcatgatgctgatgatgatgacggtggaggGAAGCTGTATGTCGCCGTCGGGAAGGACATCAAGGACAGCAGGTCCAACCTCATCTGGGCAGCTCGGAACCTCCTCGCCGGTGATCCCAAGCTTgtcctgctgcacgtccaccagccTGCCGACAGAATCATGATAGGTAAAAGGGTCCGGCTTAGCTTCAGTATGACTTTTTTCATCTCATCTGCATCAACTTGACCATGGAGAAGAAAGGATTGTGGCTAGTAGTCCGATTTTCTTGTTATTTCTGTCAGCACTTCAGTCGTTTCAGAAGTAGTTTGCGTATCTATGGGGAAAAAACAAACCTTGATCTTACTGGATTTGATCCCCATCTCCATTTTCCTTTTCCATCCCCTGTTTCGCAAGAGAATATGCTGAAACGATACAAATGAAATTAGCAGCAAGCAGAAGTAGTCCTCTTTTGTTCGATGTTGCTGTCAGACAGTTTCAGAAAGCACTCCCCTGTTTTCAGTAGGCATTGCAAATACTTGTTCAGTAATCTATGCTGATTCAACTCTAATGTTGCCGGCGCAGGATTATGCAAGGTTCCAGCAAGCCAGGTCGAAGAAAAGGAGCTCAAAGCATACAGAAAGATTGAGAAGGAGGAGATGAACACACTTTTAAACCAGTACCTCAATTTCTGCAGAGTTTCTCTCAAGGTCAGTTAAACTAATTCAGGAAAGGCTACATGGATTCTGAAATCATATTCACTTGCGATTTCTTGTTATATGTCATCTGTACGAAATAAAAAGTAGCAAATTTACAGATGCAAGCTGAAACGCTGGTGATCGAGAAGAACAGTCCTGCAAATGGGATTATTGAGCTCATTGATCAGAATCGCATTACAAAGCTTGTTATGGGAACATCTTCCTTCTCAGTGTATGTGCAGATGCATATTCCAACTTTGTAATGAGGTTTCATGAAAAAATACATTGCAATTATTTCCAACTGCACTATTTTCGTAGAGCAAAGCACCATGAGTAATGTAATTAGATGCTCGACTGCTATATATATGtaaatttcatatttcttttttatgGGTCTGCTGTTCTAGCAAGTGGCAATAAGGAAGGCAGCAGAACCATTTAGTCAATACTTCGCTTAAAACTCCCAGTAACAAATAACTACGGCTTTACTAATTATCATCTCTCCCTCCGTCTAAAGTCTAAACTAGAAATAATCCAAGTTGTTTATGTTGATTACGAATCTTTCATGAACAGGAAGAGGAAAGTACCAAAATCAAAAGTTGCAGCCGGTGTGCATGCACAGGCCAAACCATACTGCCAGATCTTCTATATTTGCAAAGAGACTCTTGCTTGCTCTAGGTACGAGTGTCATGCATCCCTAAGTCAACATAAAGCAAATACTACACAGAATTTGCAAATTTCAGCTCGAGCAACTACTCAAAATTATATCTAGCCTGACAAACAAAATGGTGCCATGTTTCTTATCAATTTTCAGGGAGGCCACTCAGCTTTGTGCAAAAGTAGAGTCACCCCGAAGTAGCTGCGCTAGCACTATCTCAGATCAACCTGAGTTAACTCCAAGATCCCTATCACTGCCACCAGGACATCCAGGTCTTTTAGGCTCTACAGGCCAACAACCCCTTCCACGACGGTCCAACTCAGTCAGTTATCCCTTGTCTGGAATGATAGCAGACAGTGTAGAAAACATGTCACCTGCAAGGCGGCAGTCAATTGATAGTCTCTTAGGCTCTACAGAACAAAAGGCCCTGCCACGACGGTCCAACTCAGTTAGTTATTCCTTGTCTGGATCGATAGCGGGCAGTGTAGAAATCATGTCACCTGCAAGGCGGCAGTCGATTGATATGACACCAACAGGTTCCTCTCCGAGTTCCAGCCAGCAAAGCACTGGTGGGTCCTCATTGGGTCTGAGGGATTTGGACAGTATGGATGGTTCACCAGTGCCTGTTTCAGTTGCAAGCTCTGAAGAAGAACATCAGCACTCTACGGTAAGCTATATTGGACTGAGCTGAGTTCTCTAACCATAGCCAcaccttttttttttttgaattacaataATTTTACGGCTGTGTGTACCCTATGGGTGGAGAGGCCCGGAGAACTATCCCTCCATTATTTAAACAAACAAACTTATTAGACATAAACCAAGTACTATGTAATGTTAGAACTACGTTTAAAGAGGCTTTGGTCCTAGCACAAGTGTAGAGGGAAATGGTTGACAATAGAATGTCTTCATGGCTGTAGTAACTCTCAACCAGTAGTGTCTCTACTGTTTGCCACTGGCACTATGGAAAAAATCCACGTTGTTAAATAAAATCTTACTTCTATTGCTCTATCATCTAAGTTTTGGTTGATCAACCAAGGTCTCAGTTGTAATACTTATTAGATAACGTTGTCATGCTTATTGAATTCAAAGCAAACATAATGTTTTACAGGTGGAAATACGTGAAATGTTTGAGCAACTGCACCGAGTCCGCAATCAGCTAGAGCGCTCGAAAAAGGAAGGGTCTGAGGGCCGGCAGAAAGCCGAGAAGAACTTGTTTGAATCTTCTATGATGGTATGTTATTTGTTATTGACAGATACCTTTAGTTACCCACTATTGTTGTTTAATCTACTGTATTTTCCCAACCTTTCTTCTCTGAATACATGGAATTTATATTACATGTATCTCTTAAGTAAGTGAACCGTTTTCCTGTAGTTCAAAGCACGGGAGAGTTCACTCTGCAAAGAAAAAAAGGAGGTAGAGGAAAGGCTAACAAGAGAAAAGGCTGACCTTGAAAAAGAGCACTTCCATGTATGCAACGAGCTGCAGAAGGTAAATGAGCAAAGAGCAGAATTGGAGAGCAAGCTTCTCCAGACAAATGCCCTAATGGAAGAGCTCCAACAGTTGCAAGCAGAGCTGCAGCGTGAGAAAGACCATGCTGTTAAAGAAGCTGAAGAAATGCGCCAAACAAATGGTAACAGTGTATTTGGCTCTACTAGTGCTGTTGCCCTAACAGAATTCAGCTACACAGAGATAGAAGAGGCAACGGACAACTTTGATGACTCCAAAAAGATTGGCAGTGGTGGGTGTGGAACCGTCTACAAGGGATTTCTCCGTCATACTACCGTAGCCATAAAGAAATTCAACCGTGAAGGCACAACAGGAGATAAAGAGTTCAATGACGAGGTAATTTTCATCATTAAGAGTAAAACGTGCTGTCAGATGAGAATAAGTAAAACAGGTAAAACGGTGCATCTAAATATGTGATTTTCCAATATATTACAGGTAGAAACACTTTCTAGGATGAGGCATCCAAACCTTGTCACTCTGATAGGAGTGTGCAGGGAGGCCAAAGCGTTGGTCTCCGAATTCCTGTCGAACGGAAGCCTAGAGGACTGCCTGCAGTGCGAGCACCAAAGAGAGCCACTCTCATGGCGAATGCGCATCAAAATCGCTGCCGACATCTGCACGGGACTTATCTTCCTCCACTCTAACAAACCAAAAGGCATTGCCCATGGCGATCTGAAGCCTGACAATGTCCTTCTTGACACTAGCTTTGTTTGCAAACTGGCAGACTTTGGAATCTCTCGTCCCTTGGATCTGACAAACACCACCGTCACCCCTTACCACCGAACAAACCAAATTAAAGGCACAATGGGATACATGGATCCAGGATACATCGCCTCAGGGGAGATCACAGCTCAGTATGATGTCTACTCCTTTGGTGTAGTTCTGATGCGGTTGCTGACTGGCAAGAACCCCCTAGGCCTTCCGAATGAGGTGGAGGCAGCCTTGAGCAATGACATGTTGCAAGATATAATTGATACTTCTGGAGGGGAATGGCCACCTGAGTACACTGAAGAGTTGGCAAGACTAGCACTGAGATGTTGCCGGTATGAACGGAAGGAGCGGCCTAATCTTGCAAATGAAGCCTGGGGTATCCTGCAAGCTATGATGAACTGTCCAGATGATAAATGCAAGCCACCAACGTTTTTCATCTGTCCAATGACACAGGTCAGTTAACAGCTTTCTTATGTTTACAATTCAGTCGTTACAGTAGTTAATATCAACTCTGATATAATGATGGTTTATTTGCTTTGAAGTAAGGTGGTCAGCATCGTCACCTTTAGTTTGATAATCTTGCATCTTTGTAACATTTTCAGGAGATCATGAGGGATCCACACATTGCTGCCGATGGATTCACATATGAAGGTGAGGCCATCAAGGACTGGCTTCAAAGGGGGCATAAAATGTCCCCCATGACCTACCTCAGCTTCACACACCATGAGTTAATGCCGAACAATGCCCTTCGTTTTGCAATTCAAGAATGGCAAATGCAACAGCAACCGTGATTTTTAACCTTCCATTTGATCTGCGCAGTCGTGTTAGGAAGTGAAGCAAATGGTTTGCAAGTTTGTATAGTCTGTAGAGAATTCATTTTCCCCCACTTTAGCAGTTAGCGCTTTCTCAATGTTTGGGCCCACAAACGAGAAGTGATGTACATGTTTTCGGTCACATGTTCTTGGGATGAACTGACATGGCATGTAACTCTCCAAGAGAGAGTGGgtattcaggttcattgaaaagtgaTGGTGTATGGACATTTTAATTCCCTCTCAGTTATGCAAAGTTGAGAGTTAGAGTCAAATCAGCGTGGTCCCCAAAAAAACTACAGTAAATGAGCAATCAG
It encodes:
- the LOC119302255 gene encoding U-box domain-containing protein 33-like isoform X2, coding for MFTRGGSGRSSSSSASGANRSASLREIDEEAAILHDADDDDGGGKLYVAVGKDIKDSRSNLIWAARNLLAGDPKLVLLHVHQPADRIMIGLCKVPASQVEEKELKAYRKIEKEEMNTLLNQYLNFCRVSLKMQAETLVIEKNSPANGIIELIDQNRITKLVMGTSSFSVKRKVPKSKVAAGVHAQAKPYCQIFYICKETLACSREATQLCAKVESPRSSCASTISDQPELTPRSLSLPPGHPGLLGSTGQQPLPRRSNSVSYPLSGMIADSVENMSPARRQSIDSLLGSTEQKALPRRSNSVSYSLSGSIAGSVEIMSPARRQSIDMTPTGSSPSSSQQSTGGSSLGLRDLDSMDGSPVPVSVASSEEEHQHSTVEIREMFEQLHRVRNQLERSKKEGSEGRQKAEKNLFESSMMFKARESSLCKEKKEVEERLTREKADLEKEHFHVCNELQKVNEQRAELESKLLQTNALMEELQQLQAELQREKDHAVKEAEEMRQTNGNSVFGSTSAVALTEFSYTEIEEATDNFDDSKKIGSGGCGTVYKGFLRHTTVAIKKFNREGTTGDKEFNDEVETLSRMRHPNLVTLIGVCREAKALVSEFLSNGSLEDCLQCEHQREPLSWRMRIKIAADICTGLIFLHSNKPKGIAHGDLKPDNVLLDTSFVCKLADFGISRPLDLTNTTVTPYHRTNQIKGTMGYMDPGYIASGEITAQYDVYSFGVVLMRLLTGKNPLGLPNEVEAALSNDMLQDIIDTSGGEWPPEYTEELARLALRCCRYERKERPNLANEAWGILQAMMNCPDDKCKPPTFFICPMTQEIMRDPHIAADGFTYEGEAIKDWLQRGHKMSPMTYLSFTHHELMPNNALRFAIQEWQMQQQP
- the LOC119302255 gene encoding U-box domain-containing protein 33-like isoform X1; translation: MAVVSRARASLPSPSSSPLPAFSPRSPQPEVAERMFTRGGSGRSSSSSASGANRSASLREIDEEAAILHDADDDDGGGKLYVAVGKDIKDSRSNLIWAARNLLAGDPKLVLLHVHQPADRIMIGLCKVPASQVEEKELKAYRKIEKEEMNTLLNQYLNFCRVSLKMQAETLVIEKNSPANGIIELIDQNRITKLVMGTSSFSVKRKVPKSKVAAGVHAQAKPYCQIFYICKETLACSREATQLCAKVESPRSSCASTISDQPELTPRSLSLPPGHPGLLGSTGQQPLPRRSNSVSYPLSGMIADSVENMSPARRQSIDSLLGSTEQKALPRRSNSVSYSLSGSIAGSVEIMSPARRQSIDMTPTGSSPSSSQQSTGGSSLGLRDLDSMDGSPVPVSVASSEEEHQHSTVEIREMFEQLHRVRNQLERSKKEGSEGRQKAEKNLFESSMMFKARESSLCKEKKEVEERLTREKADLEKEHFHVCNELQKVNEQRAELESKLLQTNALMEELQQLQAELQREKDHAVKEAEEMRQTNGNSVFGSTSAVALTEFSYTEIEEATDNFDDSKKIGSGGCGTVYKGFLRHTTVAIKKFNREGTTGDKEFNDEVETLSRMRHPNLVTLIGVCREAKALVSEFLSNGSLEDCLQCEHQREPLSWRMRIKIAADICTGLIFLHSNKPKGIAHGDLKPDNVLLDTSFVCKLADFGISRPLDLTNTTVTPYHRTNQIKGTMGYMDPGYIASGEITAQYDVYSFGVVLMRLLTGKNPLGLPNEVEAALSNDMLQDIIDTSGGEWPPEYTEELARLALRCCRYERKERPNLANEAWGILQAMMNCPDDKCKPPTFFICPMTQEIMRDPHIAADGFTYEGEAIKDWLQRGHKMSPMTYLSFTHHELMPNNALRFAIQEWQMQQQP